In one window of Skermanella rosea DNA:
- a CDS encoding O-linked N-acetylglucosamine transferase, SPINDLY family protein — MLEQLAAVARRHQTDGRPGEAEALYRQALALDGSVASLHRALGTALEDQGRVEEAAGCYRRTLVLAPDDADGWCDLGMALRRLARTEEALGAYRRATVLEPGFVEAWFNLGNALTGLGRFEEAIRAYRQALALRPGDPETWCNLGNALHERGRIAEAAAAAGMAVAIRPDHAPALVNLGNALIEQGRFREALAQFRRAAHVRPADPASFAGAGMALRQQGLTEEARASFRQAWKLCGDPGLEVKEALALPIIPESEAHIREVRERLADGVARLTGRGIRLRDPLAQVGQTCFYLAYHAADDRPLQEAVAGLYEAACPDLLQDRADPPARPDGRTHVGFVSQYWHQHTIAKLNLGLIRNLDRERFHVTLFTTPHAGDAMRDALVRAADATVELPLDLRAARDAIATRRLDVLYYADIGMSALTYFLAFARLAPLQCLAWGHPDTTGIRNLDRFLSCAAMEPDGAERHYSERLIRLPGTTLHYARPRLPARPKPRSAFGLPDDARLYVCPQSLFKIHPDFDRALVELLRRDPRGLVVLLSGRDRNLDGLLRRRLAAAGADVAARFRFLRQMPLPDFLSLVACSDVMLDPLHYSGGNTSLEAFALGTPIVTWPGAFMRGRHTHGFYRLMGLDDCVARDHAHYVDIALDLASQPDRRAHVIRRVLDRVPLLFDDTQSVRAIENEILRTQ, encoded by the coding sequence ATGCTCGAACAGCTTGCGGCGGTGGCCCGCCGGCACCAGACCGACGGAAGGCCCGGCGAGGCCGAGGCGCTTTACCGCCAAGCCCTGGCCCTGGACGGGTCGGTGGCCTCGCTCCACCGTGCATTGGGCACCGCGCTGGAGGATCAGGGACGCGTCGAGGAGGCGGCGGGCTGCTACCGCAGGACCCTTGTCCTGGCACCCGACGACGCCGACGGCTGGTGCGACCTCGGCATGGCGCTGCGGCGCCTCGCGCGGACGGAGGAGGCGCTGGGCGCCTACCGGCGCGCGACCGTCCTGGAGCCGGGCTTCGTGGAAGCCTGGTTCAACCTGGGCAATGCCCTGACCGGCCTCGGCCGCTTCGAGGAGGCGATCCGGGCCTATCGACAGGCCCTTGCCCTGAGGCCCGGCGATCCCGAGACCTGGTGCAACCTGGGCAATGCGCTCCACGAGCGCGGCCGGATCGCCGAGGCCGCGGCGGCGGCGGGCATGGCCGTGGCGATTCGGCCCGACCACGCGCCGGCCCTGGTCAATCTGGGCAATGCGCTGATCGAGCAGGGCCGGTTCCGGGAGGCGCTGGCCCAGTTCCGCCGGGCGGCCCATGTCCGTCCGGCCGATCCGGCCTCCTTCGCCGGTGCCGGGATGGCGCTCCGCCAGCAGGGCCTGACCGAAGAGGCGAGGGCCTCGTTCCGGCAGGCCTGGAAGCTGTGCGGCGATCCCGGGCTGGAGGTGAAGGAGGCGCTGGCGCTCCCGATCATCCCGGAGTCGGAGGCGCATATCCGGGAGGTGCGGGAGCGGCTGGCCGACGGGGTGGCGCGGCTGACCGGACGGGGCATCCGGCTGCGCGACCCGCTGGCCCAGGTCGGCCAGACCTGCTTCTACCTGGCCTACCACGCCGCCGACGACCGTCCCCTCCAGGAGGCCGTCGCCGGCCTGTACGAGGCCGCCTGCCCCGACCTGCTCCAGGACCGCGCCGACCCGCCGGCCCGGCCCGACGGCCGCACCCATGTAGGCTTCGTCTCCCAGTACTGGCACCAGCACACCATCGCCAAGCTCAACCTCGGCCTGATCCGGAACCTCGACCGCGAGCGCTTCCACGTCACCCTGTTCACCACCCCCCACGCCGGCGACGCCATGCGCGACGCCCTGGTCCGCGCCGCCGACGCGACCGTCGAGCTGCCCCTCGACCTCAGGGCCGCCCGCGACGCGATCGCCACCCGGCGCCTCGACGTGCTGTACTACGCCGACATCGGCATGTCCGCCCTGACCTACTTCCTCGCCTTCGCCAGGCTCGCCCCGCTGCAGTGCCTGGCCTGGGGCCATCCCGACACCACCGGCATCCGCAACCTCGACCGCTTCCTGTCGTGCGCCGCCATGGAGCCGGACGGTGCCGAGCGCCACTACTCCGAGCGCCTGATCCGCCTGCCCGGGACCACCCTGCACTACGCGAGGCCCCGCCTGCCGGCCCGGCCCAAGCCGCGCTCCGCCTTCGGCCTGCCCGACGACGCCCGCCTCTATGTCTGCCCGCAAAGCCTGTTCAAGATCCATCCCGACTTCGACCGCGCCCTGGTCGAGCTGCTGCGCCGCGACCCGCGGGGCCTGGTGGTGCTGCTCTCGGGGCGCGACCGCAACCTGGACGGCCTGCTGCGCCGCAGGCTCGCCGCCGCCGGAGCGGACGTCGCGGCGCGCTTCCGCTTCCTGCGCCAGATGCCGCTGCCCGACTTCCTCAGCTTGGTGGCGTGCAGCGACGTCATGCTCGACCCGCTGCACTACAGCGGCGGCAACACCAGCCTGGAGGCCTTCGCGCTGGGCACCCCGATCGTCACCTGGCCCGGAGCCTTCATGCGCGGCCGCCACACCCACGGCTTCTACCGCCTGATGGGCCTCGACGACTGCGTCGCCCGAGACCACGCCCACTATGTCGACATCGCCCTCGACCTCGCCAGCCAACCAGACCGCAGGGCCCACGTCATCCGCCGCGTCCTCGACCGCGTCCCTCTCCTGTTCGACGACACCCAGAGCGTCCGGGCCATCGAAAACGAAATCCTCCGGACCCAATGA
- the flgE gene encoding flagellar hook protein FlgE: MSLFGSLFTGVSALSAQSQSMSMIANNISNVNTVGYKRNEAAFSSLVTQASRSTVYSPGGVRASTEQTVNQQGILQQSASSTDVAISGSGFFVVQASPNGSSTQETLYTRAGSFSEDENGFLRNSNGYYLMGWEIGDDGELVNATADVASLTPVSVGFESGRTKQTTQADVVLNLDARQNTALAGPHFSRSMTVYDSLGQAQQLALDFTATTTANTWTLDISDPAGGTLATPTTSMTLVFGTNGKIDAVATQAANPTDMVLDPAGDPDGNLQLNLTDIDWANNSDATQDITIDITGFTQSASDYSVGTINQDGAELGLRTGISIDADGNVVASFSNGLTQNLARVPVATFTNPNGLQERSGNVYIQTSQSGAYNLREAGSAGAGKIATSSLEASNVDLADEFSRMIVTQRAYSAGTKIISTADQMLTELLQLR; this comes from the coding sequence ATGAGCCTGTTCGGATCCCTCTTCACCGGCGTTTCCGCCCTGAGCGCGCAGAGCCAGTCGATGAGCATGATCGCCAACAACATCTCCAACGTGAACACCGTCGGCTACAAGCGGAACGAGGCGGCCTTCTCCAGCCTGGTCACCCAGGCCAGCCGCAGCACGGTGTACTCGCCCGGCGGCGTGCGCGCCTCGACCGAGCAGACGGTCAACCAGCAGGGCATCCTGCAGCAGAGCGCGTCGTCCACCGACGTCGCGATCTCCGGCTCGGGCTTCTTCGTGGTCCAGGCGAGCCCGAACGGCAGCAGCACGCAGGAGACGCTCTATACCCGCGCCGGCTCCTTCTCGGAGGACGAGAACGGCTTCCTGCGGAATTCCAACGGCTACTACCTGATGGGCTGGGAGATCGGCGACGACGGCGAACTGGTGAACGCCACCGCCGACGTGGCCAGCCTCACCCCGGTCAGCGTCGGCTTCGAGTCCGGCCGGACCAAGCAGACCACCCAGGCGGACGTGGTGCTGAACCTGGACGCGCGCCAGAACACCGCGCTGGCCGGCCCGCACTTCAGCCGCAGCATGACCGTCTACGACTCGCTCGGCCAAGCGCAGCAGCTGGCGCTCGACTTCACGGCGACCACCACCGCGAACACCTGGACCCTCGACATCAGCGACCCGGCCGGCGGCACGCTGGCGACCCCGACCACGTCCATGACCCTTGTGTTCGGGACCAACGGCAAGATCGACGCCGTTGCCACCCAGGCGGCCAACCCGACCGACATGGTGCTCGACCCGGCCGGCGACCCGGATGGCAACCTGCAGCTGAACCTGACCGACATCGACTGGGCCAACAACTCCGACGCCACCCAGGACATCACGATCGACATCACGGGCTTCACCCAGTCCGCGTCGGACTACAGCGTCGGCACGATCAACCAGGACGGCGCCGAACTCGGGCTGCGGACCGGCATCTCGATCGACGCCGACGGCAACGTGGTCGCCAGCTTCAGCAACGGCCTGACCCAAAACCTGGCGCGGGTGCCGGTCGCCACCTTCACGAACCCCAACGGCCTGCAGGAGCGCAGCGGCAACGTCTATATCCAGACCAGCCAGAGCGGCGCCTACAACCTGCGCGAGGCCGGCTCCGCCGGGGCGGGCAAGATCGCGACATCCTCCCTGGAAGCCTCCAACGTGGACCTGGCCGACGAGTTCTCGCGCATGATCGTGACCCAGCGGGCCTACTCGGCCGGCACCAAGATCATCAGCACCGCCGACCAGATGCTGACCGAACTGCTCCAGCTCCGGTAA
- a CDS encoding flagellar hook-length control protein FliK, translated as MEITQTITMPQAASTGSAGATAAAPAAGGTADGGFLALVANFMTPQAAAPQLPPEAGATVEEAGTTDQDAGTVPDGLLNLIAPGLFSNLVVPQQQLPAEAGAATGGLSAAAGVPAPPADASGTDPLPPALPGMFPMPPAQRPEAPVKGMAPLPGQDGRDADENAAAADAGAQEGDAPLDEEVLAKLVEEGKARLQAGAHPAPQAETRAQPQAEAVQPKPEQDRGRTAPLEAGAIGGVDAEAPATVQVVRTPAPRDPAAQQPARTERQPETAAPPARETMVSQPQPQPQAERPAAQVVPATPAANRPETAEAPLDATTADGAGIAAATASDDPAGGDPMSEDADQGDGHGSRQAARQADRHERAAQQHAGSVPDAAPSAAADTETADAAEARPVAGPVTGPAANPADGGRLVGERGAKDAGSFEEVLAAAGNGNAAPAEPEADPALAVQAPGRGPAESEAVDRTALGHARSPMPHTPAEQVSVQIGKAAAGRIDQMVINLKPVELGNVEVKLDFGADGRVKASIRAERPETLEMLQKDQRTLERALADAGLRTDAGSLSFDLKGQGGNQRQFAGYTQPADHRGRNFGGIEEDLSLAAATATQYKPGGASRSRLDIRI; from the coding sequence GTGGAGATCACCCAGACCATAACGATGCCCCAGGCGGCATCAACCGGGAGCGCCGGCGCGACCGCCGCGGCTCCCGCGGCCGGCGGGACCGCGGACGGCGGCTTCCTCGCCCTGGTCGCCAACTTCATGACTCCCCAAGCCGCCGCCCCGCAGCTTCCCCCGGAAGCCGGGGCCACCGTGGAAGAGGCCGGCACGACCGACCAGGATGCCGGCACCGTGCCGGACGGCCTGCTCAACCTGATCGCGCCGGGCCTGTTCTCCAACCTGGTGGTGCCGCAGCAGCAGCTGCCGGCCGAGGCCGGCGCCGCGACCGGCGGTCTCTCCGCCGCCGCCGGCGTCCCGGCTCCCCCGGCGGATGCGTCCGGCACCGATCCGCTGCCGCCCGCCCTGCCCGGCATGTTCCCCATGCCACCGGCCCAGCGCCCCGAAGCCCCCGTCAAGGGCATGGCGCCGCTGCCGGGCCAGGACGGCCGGGACGCCGACGAGAATGCCGCGGCGGCGGACGCGGGTGCCCAGGAGGGCGACGCGCCGCTGGACGAGGAGGTCCTGGCGAAGCTGGTCGAGGAAGGAAAGGCCAGACTCCAGGCCGGCGCCCACCCCGCGCCGCAGGCCGAGACGAGGGCGCAGCCCCAAGCCGAGGCCGTGCAGCCGAAGCCGGAGCAGGACCGCGGCAGGACCGCCCCGCTGGAAGCCGGCGCCATTGGCGGCGTCGACGCCGAGGCGCCGGCCACGGTCCAGGTGGTTCGCACCCCGGCACCCCGCGACCCGGCCGCGCAGCAGCCGGCAAGGACGGAGCGCCAGCCGGAGACGGCCGCACCGCCCGCCCGCGAAACAATGGTGTCGCAGCCGCAGCCGCAGCCGCAGGCTGAGCGCCCGGCCGCCCAGGTCGTCCCGGCCACCCCGGCCGCGAACCGGCCGGAGACCGCGGAAGCTCCGCTGGACGCAACCACGGCGGACGGCGCCGGGATCGCCGCCGCGACGGCGTCGGACGACCCGGCCGGCGGCGACCCGATGTCCGAAGACGCGGACCAGGGCGACGGGCACGGCAGCCGCCAGGCGGCGCGCCAGGCCGACCGCCACGAGCGGGCCGCCCAGCAGCACGCCGGCAGCGTTCCCGACGCCGCGCCCTCCGCTGCCGCCGACACCGAGACGGCGGATGCCGCGGAAGCCCGCCCGGTCGCCGGCCCGGTCACCGGCCCCGCGGCGAACCCGGCCGACGGCGGCCGCCTGGTCGGGGAACGCGGCGCCAAGGACGCCGGCAGCTTCGAAGAGGTCCTCGCCGCCGCCGGCAACGGCAATGCCGCGCCGGCGGAGCCGGAGGCCGATCCCGCCCTGGCGGTTCAGGCTCCCGGCCGCGGCCCGGCGGAGAGCGAGGCGGTGGACCGCACCGCCCTCGGCCATGCCCGGAGCCCGATGCCCCATACGCCGGCCGAGCAGGTCTCGGTCCAGATCGGCAAGGCGGCGGCAGGCCGGATCGACCAGATGGTGATCAACCTGAAGCCGGTCGAGTTGGGCAACGTCGAGGTCAAGCTGGACTTCGGGGCCGACGGCCGGGTGAAGGCCTCGATCCGGGCAGAACGTCCGGAGACCCTGGAGATGCTCCAGAAGGACCAGCGCACGCTGGAGCGCGCCCTGGCCGACGCCGGCCTGCGGACCGACGCGGGCAGCCTGAGCTTCGACCTGAAGGGACAGGGAGGCAACCAGCGCCAGTTCGCCGGCTACACCCAGCCGGCCGACCACCGGGGCAGGAATTTCGGCGGGATCGAGGAAGATCTCAGTTTAGCGGCCGCCACCGCGACCCAGTACAAGCCCGGCGGCGCCAGCCGCAGCCGTCTCGACATCCGCATCTGA
- a CDS encoding flagellar assembly protein FliX, with product MKVEGPGSLRNSGAAKRTGRSDGSLASAFARALHGTDDAAASGVNGAQAAGAVNPLLNLQEVEDSTSGPSKAKARAEELLDRLDEIRHALLSGGLPESKLNALQQVAQSHRAEVDDPRLVEILDEIDLRAQVELAKLSPRG from the coding sequence ATGAAAGTCGAAGGTCCCGGTTCCCTGCGCAACAGCGGTGCGGCGAAACGCACCGGCCGTTCCGACGGCAGCCTGGCGAGCGCCTTCGCCCGCGCGCTGCACGGCACCGACGACGCGGCGGCTTCGGGAGTCAACGGCGCCCAGGCGGCCGGTGCGGTCAACCCGCTCCTTAACCTCCAGGAGGTGGAGGATTCGACCAGCGGCCCGTCTAAAGCGAAGGCCCGGGCGGAGGAGCTGCTGGACCGGCTGGACGAGATCAGGCACGCCCTGCTGTCGGGCGGCCTGCCGGAGTCGAAACTGAACGCCCTCCAACAGGTGGCCCAAAGCCACCGCGCGGAAGTCGACGATCCCCGTTTGGTGGAGATTTTGGACGAAATCGACCTTAGGGCGCAGGTCGAGCTTGCCAAGCTGTCGCCCAGAGGGTAG
- a CDS encoding flagellar hook assembly protein FlgD, producing MTTINSTAQTAAQTTAAATTKTEASRAKLTQDYDSFLKLLTTQMQNQDPLSPMESTEFTNQLVQFSQVEQQISQNDKLEKLLTMQTNNQTQASLGFIGLDVEASGSAFTFDGSTARMSYTLPETATSTRIQIKNEKGVVVRTLEGSRSASRQELTWDGKKNDGSAAPAGNYTLSVVAPNADGKMLTAKTSVYGRVSGIESGNGNTTLLMGNVPIRMEDVVSARQPAAAAA from the coding sequence ATGACGACGATCAACAGCACCGCCCAGACCGCGGCCCAGACGACTGCCGCGGCCACCACGAAGACCGAGGCCTCCCGCGCCAAGCTGACCCAGGACTATGACAGCTTCCTCAAGCTGCTGACCACCCAGATGCAGAACCAGGACCCGCTGTCGCCGATGGAGTCGACCGAGTTCACCAACCAGCTGGTGCAGTTCAGCCAGGTCGAGCAGCAGATCAGCCAGAACGACAAGCTGGAGAAGCTGCTGACCATGCAGACCAACAACCAGACCCAGGCGTCGCTCGGGTTCATCGGGCTCGATGTCGAGGCCAGCGGCAGCGCCTTCACGTTCGACGGGAGCACGGCCAGGATGTCCTACACCCTGCCCGAGACCGCCACCTCCACGAGGATACAGATCAAGAACGAGAAGGGCGTCGTGGTCCGGACCCTCGAGGGGTCGCGCTCGGCCAGCCGCCAGGAACTGACCTGGGACGGCAAGAAGAACGACGGCTCCGCGGCGCCCGCCGGCAACTACACCCTCTCGGTGGTGGCGCCCAACGCCGACGGCAAGATGCTTACCGCCAAGACCTCCGTCTACGGCCGCGTTTCCGGCATCGAGTCGGGCAACGGCAACACCACCCTGCTGATGGGCAACGTGCCGATCAGGATGGAGGACGTGGTTTCCGCCCGCCAGCCGGCCGCCGCGGCCGCCTGA
- the dksA gene encoding RNA polymerase-binding protein DksA: MSSPFPPPDYRPSEDEPFMNPQMTEYFRRKLLKWRSELLHESEETLQSLQEGGLQEADIADRASLETDRSLELRTRDRERKLISKIDAALERIEDGSYGYCEETGEPISIRRLEARPIATLSLEAQERHERLERTHRDD; the protein is encoded by the coding sequence ATGTCGTCACCGTTTCCGCCGCCTGACTATAGGCCGTCCGAGGACGAGCCTTTCATGAACCCTCAGATGACGGAGTATTTCCGTCGGAAGCTGCTGAAGTGGCGTTCGGAGCTCCTCCACGAGTCGGAGGAGACGCTGCAAAGCCTACAGGAAGGCGGGCTCCAGGAAGCCGACATCGCCGACCGGGCTTCGCTCGAGACCGACCGTTCGCTTGAGCTGCGGACCCGCGACCGCGAGCGCAAGCTGATCTCCAAGATCGACGCCGCGCTGGAGCGGATCGAGGACGGAAGCTACGGCTACTGCGAGGAAACCGGGGAGCCGATCAGCATCCGGCGGCTGGAGGCGCGTCCCATCGCGACGCTCAGCCTGGAAGCCCAGGAAAGGCATGAACGGCTGGAACGTACCCACCGTGACGATTAG
- a CDS encoding tetratricopeptide repeat protein: protein MSAEMTMEMPADVAKLADLKQRAAILLTRGDLDGARSAVDAAMIDQPEDADLLALRGTCRARQGELSDGIQDLATAVMARPRDWELLNSLAVHLQQMKMFDEAVVFHVKAINNSEPEQHPQLYINLGLAMMGQGEHLAAVELFEAVLAVHPDMLDAAVNLSSALNSLKEYGRSVEACRRTLAIVEAPELYHNLGNALHRIPGRNADALAAFQRAVELDPTNWKSKHMLSLLRDEDMDSIPANFVEGMFDEYASFYERDVIEKLRYRVPGLIRRYLLKAVPGRTRFASVLDLGCGTGLTGVMLRDIADFQKGVDISRNMLKLALEKEIYDQLEAADLQVSLGEIDRAYSVVAAADVCGYIGRLEEFFAKVEAVVESEGLFAFSVEESFLADFEVSAAGRFAHRRTYVQKALADAGFKVLSVAREQLRNSGGRPVFGMIFVAQKTA from the coding sequence ATGTCTGCTGAAATGACCATGGAAATGCCGGCCGACGTCGCCAAGTTGGCGGACCTCAAGCAGCGCGCCGCGATCCTGCTGACGCGCGGCGACCTGGACGGCGCCCGCTCCGCGGTCGATGCCGCGATGATCGATCAGCCCGAGGATGCCGACCTGCTGGCGCTGCGCGGCACCTGCCGGGCCCGGCAGGGGGAACTGAGCGACGGCATCCAGGATCTCGCCACCGCCGTGATGGCCCGGCCGCGCGACTGGGAACTGCTGAACAGCCTCGCGGTCCATCTCCAGCAGATGAAGATGTTCGACGAGGCGGTCGTCTTCCATGTCAAGGCGATCAACAATTCCGAACCGGAGCAGCATCCGCAGCTCTACATCAACCTGGGCCTCGCGATGATGGGGCAGGGCGAGCACCTTGCGGCGGTGGAGCTGTTCGAGGCGGTCCTGGCGGTCCATCCGGATATGCTGGATGCCGCGGTCAACCTGTCCAGCGCCTTGAACTCGCTGAAGGAATACGGCCGCAGCGTCGAGGCGTGCCGACGGACCCTGGCGATCGTCGAGGCCCCCGAGCTGTACCACAACCTGGGCAACGCGCTGCACCGGATTCCCGGGCGCAACGCCGATGCCCTCGCCGCGTTCCAGCGGGCGGTCGAGCTCGATCCGACGAACTGGAAATCGAAGCACATGCTCTCCCTGCTGCGGGACGAGGACATGGACTCGATCCCGGCGAACTTCGTGGAAGGGATGTTCGATGAATATGCCAGCTTCTACGAGCGGGACGTCATCGAGAAGCTGCGCTATCGCGTTCCCGGGCTGATCCGGCGCTACCTGCTGAAGGCAGTCCCCGGCAGGACCCGCTTCGCCTCCGTGCTGGACCTCGGCTGCGGCACCGGCCTGACCGGCGTCATGCTGCGCGACATCGCGGACTTCCAGAAGGGCGTCGATATCTCGCGGAACATGCTGAAGCTGGCCCTGGAGAAGGAGATCTACGACCAGCTCGAGGCCGCCGACCTGCAGGTTTCCCTGGGGGAGATCGACCGGGCTTATTCCGTCGTCGCCGCCGCGGACGTGTGCGGCTATATCGGTCGCCTGGAGGAGTTCTTCGCCAAGGTGGAGGCCGTCGTCGAGTCCGAAGGTCTGTTCGCCTTCTCGGTGGAGGAGTCGTTCCTGGCGGATTTCGAGGTCTCGGCCGCCGGCCGGTTCGCCCACCGCCGGACCTATGTCCAGAAGGCCCTGGCCGATGCCGGCTTCAAGGTGCTGTCGGTCGCGCGCGAGCAGCTTCGCAACAGCGGCGGCCGGCCCGTGTTCGGCATGATCTTCGTCGCCCAGAAGACGGCCTGA
- a CDS encoding flagellar basal body P-ring protein FlgI, which produces MTPFPLQEAATRTPLRARLRHAARAVLALGIAAVVVAVAGPALANSRIKDIVDVEGVRENMLIGYGLVVGLNGTGDSLNNSPFTEQSLIGMLERLGVNTRGQSMKTRNVAAVMVTGTLPAFAAQGSRIDAVVSALGDAKSLLGGTLLVTPMLGADGEVYAVAQGPLAVSGFSAAGQGASVTRGVPTSGRISAGAIVEREIEFSLAELPVLRLSLRNPDFTTAQRVAQAINGVYGANTARATDPSAVVVTVPQMRRGDIVGLMTEIEQLRVTPDQPARVVIDEKSGVIVMGENVRISTVAIAQGNLTIRITETPQVSQPNPLAAGQTVVTPQTNIQVDEQSNNRLAIMSNGVSLQELVESLNALGIGPRDMISILQSIKAAGALQAEIEVM; this is translated from the coding sequence ATGACCCCGTTCCCCCTCCAAGAAGCCGCGACTCGGACGCCGCTCCGGGCCCGTCTCCGGCATGCGGCCCGCGCCGTCCTGGCGCTGGGCATCGCGGCCGTCGTCGTGGCGGTCGCCGGCCCGGCCCTGGCCAACTCGCGCATCAAGGACATCGTCGACGTCGAGGGGGTGCGCGAGAACATGCTGATCGGCTACGGCCTGGTGGTCGGGCTGAACGGCACCGGCGACAGCCTCAACAACTCGCCCTTCACCGAGCAGAGCCTGATCGGCATGCTGGAGCGGCTGGGCGTCAATACCCGCGGGCAGTCCATGAAGACCCGCAACGTCGCCGCGGTGATGGTGACCGGCACCCTGCCCGCCTTCGCGGCCCAGGGCAGCCGGATCGACGCCGTCGTGTCGGCGCTCGGCGACGCCAAGAGCCTGCTCGGCGGGACCCTGCTGGTCACCCCGATGCTGGGCGCCGACGGCGAGGTCTACGCGGTGGCCCAGGGGCCGCTGGCGGTCAGCGGCTTCAGCGCGGCCGGCCAGGGCGCCTCGGTCACCCGCGGCGTGCCGACCTCGGGCCGGATCTCCGCCGGCGCCATCGTCGAGCGGGAGATCGAGTTCTCCCTGGCGGAACTGCCTGTCCTGCGGCTGTCGCTGCGCAACCCCGACTTCACCACCGCGCAGCGGGTCGCCCAGGCGATCAACGGGGTGTACGGGGCGAACACGGCGCGGGCGACCGACCCGTCCGCCGTGGTCGTGACGGTGCCCCAGATGCGGCGCGGCGACATCGTCGGCCTGATGACGGAGATCGAGCAGCTCCGCGTCACCCCCGACCAGCCGGCCCGCGTGGTGATCGACGAGAAGTCGGGCGTGATCGTGATGGGCGAGAACGTCCGGATCAGCACGGTGGCGATCGCCCAGGGCAACCTGACCATCCGCATCACGGAAACCCCGCAGGTGTCCCAGCCCAATCCCCTGGCCGCCGGCCAGACCGTGGTGACCCCGCAGACCAACATCCAGGTCGACGAGCAGTCGAACAACCGGCTGGCGATCATGTCCAACGGCGTCAGCCTGCAGGAACTGGTCGAGAGCCTGAACGCCCTGGGCATCGGCCCCCGCGACATGATCAGCATCCTGCAGTCGATCAAGGCGGCCGGCGCGCTGCAGGCCGAAATCGAGGTGATGTGA
- a CDS encoding rod-binding protein, protein MDGTLTPPALASAGLATGGLTNPAPVGRPRAGADDKAVAKAAGEFEAQFVSQMLSQMWQGIETDGYFGGGNGEEMFRGLMINEYGKMITQSGQLGIADQVKQAMLKMQEV, encoded by the coding sequence ATGGACGGCACCCTGACCCCTCCGGCCCTCGCCTCCGCGGGCCTGGCGACCGGCGGCCTGACGAACCCTGCTCCCGTGGGCCGCCCCCGGGCCGGGGCGGACGACAAGGCGGTCGCCAAGGCCGCCGGCGAGTTCGAGGCGCAGTTCGTGTCCCAGATGCTAAGCCAGATGTGGCAGGGCATCGAGACCGACGGATATTTCGGCGGCGGCAACGGCGAGGAGATGTTCCGCGGCCTGATGATCAACGAGTACGGCAAGATGATCACGCAGAGCGGCCAGCTCGGCATCGCCGACCAGGTGAAGCAGGCCATGCTGAAGATGCAGGAGGTTTGA
- a CDS encoding flagellar biosynthesis repressor FlbT, with amino-acid sequence MSLKIRLAPEERIVVNGALIQADGRCTLIFLNNVSFLTEKHIMPPQSASTPARRIYFMIQNSYMATDQERPPLLETLEGFVDDFHEATTVPAIKETLESIRSLVQRGEYYQALKLADAVMKHEDRFLDQPSWQDARRA; translated from the coding sequence GTGTCGTTGAAGATTCGCCTGGCACCGGAAGAACGCATCGTCGTCAACGGGGCCCTGATCCAGGCCGATGGCCGCTGCACTCTGATCTTCCTGAACAACGTCTCGTTCCTGACGGAAAAGCACATCATGCCGCCGCAGTCCGCGTCGACCCCGGCACGGCGGATCTATTTCATGATCCAGAATTCATACATGGCGACCGACCAGGAACGGCCGCCGCTGCTCGAGACGCTGGAAGGCTTCGTCGACGACTTCCATGAGGCGACGACGGTCCCGGCGATCAAGGAAACGCTGGAGTCGATACGCTCGCTCGTGCAGCGGGGCGAATACTACCAGGCCCTGAAACTGGCCGACGCGGTGATGAAGCACGAGGACCGTTTCCTCGACCAGCCGAGCTGGCAGGACGCCAGACGGGCCTGA